A portion of the Vulpes vulpes isolate BD-2025 chromosome 5, VulVul3, whole genome shotgun sequence genome contains these proteins:
- the TIGD3 gene encoding tigger transposable element-derived protein 3 encodes MELSSKKKLHALSLAEKIQVLELLDESKMSQSEVARRFQVSQPQISRICKNKEKLLADWCSGTANRERKRKRESKYSGIDEALLCWYHIARAKAWDVTGPMLLHKAKELADIMGQDFVPSIGWLVRWKRRNNVGFGARHVLAPPFPPEPPPPGPTSQAQPPLSLKDFSPEDIFGCAEVPLLYRAVPGRGGSTCDRVQVLLCANSRGTEKRRLLVSGLQAAPRCLFGVSSEALPAFYHPDLGIPWSEWLAQFDRDMGQQGRQVTLLLAARVLEELAGLPGLSHVRLLPLSAEGGASSLPSSVVRAFKTHYRHRLLSKLAAVQSRRAGISLAEAGAGITVLDALHMAAAAWAKVPPQLIVSSFIQEGLAPRKMAPSPEKASEMPPVPSGLSLQEFARFVDLEGEEPVAGVCKEETGTEDEQGAGEDNFQPLPTKADALQALGTLRRWLECNSTSPELFEKFYACEEEVEQLCCL; translated from the coding sequence ATGGAGCTGAGCAGCAAGAAGAAGCTTCATGCCCTGTCCTTGGCTGAGAAGATCCAGGTGCTGGAACTCCTGGATGAGTCCAAGATGTCCCAGTCGGAGGTGGCCCGGCGCTTCCAGGTCTCCCAGCCTCAGATCTCACGCATCTGCAAGAATAAGGAGAAGCTGCTGGCAGATTGGTGCAGTGGCACAGCCAACCGGGAGCGCAAGCGCAAGCGGGAGTCCAAGTACAGCGGGATTGACGAGGCTCTGCTCTGCTGGTACCACATTGCCCGGGCCAAGGCCTGGGACGTGACAGGGCCCATGCTGCTCCACAAAGCCAAGGAACTGGCTGACATCATGGGCCAGGATTTTGTACCCAGCATTGGCTGGCTGGTCCGCTGGAAACGCCGGAACAATGTAGGCTTTGGGGCCCGCCACGTACTGGCGCCTCCATTCCCCCCTGAGCCACCTCCCCCGGGCCCCACGTCCCAGGCCCAACCTCCTCTTTCTCTTAAAGACTTTTCCCCAGAGGACATTTTTGGCTGTGCCGAAGTGCCCCTGCTGTATCGGGCAGTACCTGGCAGAGGGGGCAGCACATGTGATCGGGTACAGGTGCTGCTGTGTGCCAAcagcagaggaacagagaagcGCCGGCTGTTGGTCAGTGGGCTCCAGGCTGCGCCAAGGTGCCTCTTTGGAGTCAGCAGTGAGGCTCTGCCTGCTTTCTACCACCCTGACCTGGGCATCCCCTGGTCAGAATGGCTGGCACAGTTTGACAGGGACATGGGACAGCAGGGCCGACAGGTGACCCTGCTGCTGGCTGCCCGAGTGCTGGAGGAGTTGGCAGGCCTGCCTGGACTCAGCCACGTGAGGCTTCTGCCTCTGTCGGCCGAAGGTGGCGCATCTTCCCTGCCCAGCTCTGTGGTCCGGGCCTTTAAGACCCATTACCGGCACCGTCTCCTGAGCAAGCTGGCCGCCGTGCAGAGCAGGAGGGCGGGCATCTCACTGGCCGAGGCTGGGGCGGGCATCACGGTGCTGGATGCGCTGCACATGGCGGCGGCGGCCTGGGCCAAGGTGCCCCCCCAGCTCATTGTAAGCAGCTTCATTCAGGAAGGGCTGGCTCCCCGCAAGATGGCCCCGTCCCCAGAGAAAGCCTCTGAGATGCCGCCAGTCCCCAGTGGGCTGAGCCTCCAGGAGTTTGCCCGCTTTGTGGACCTGGAGGGTGAGGAGCCTGTGGCCGGAGTGTGCAAAGAGGAGACAGGCACTGAGGATGAGCAGGGGGCCGGAGAGGACAACTTCCAGCCCCTGCCCACCAAAGCCGACgccctccaggccctgggcacGCTGAGGAGGTGGCTTGAGTGCAACAGCACCTCCCCTGAGCTATTTGAAAAATTCTACGCCTGTGAGGAGGAGGTGGAGCAGCTCTGCTGCTTGTGA